From a region of the Halomicrobium mukohataei DSM 12286 genome:
- the sufB gene encoding Fe-S cluster assembly protein SufB produces MTEHDRLERTGPGTDFDFKNDVLAEFKSQTGLTEQTVRLISAEKDEPEWMLQRRLDALERYRQLPMPEGWPGQPDLSEIDVDGIVPYLRPDLETDDSVDSWEELPDDIAATFDRLGIPEAEKQALSGAGAQYESEVVYQNMQDHLEEQGVIFCDMDTAVQEHPELVREHFMTTCVPPSDNKFAALHGAVWSGGSFVYVPEGVTVEMPLQAYFRMNAEGMGQFEHKIVIAEPDSELHLIEGCSAPHYGTHNLHSGCVEVFVGEGAHVQYSTVQNWSTNTYNLNTKRAIVEADGTMEWVSGSMGSKATMLYPASVLKGPGATDNHITIAFAGEGQNIDTGAKVYHNAPDTHSTVESKSISKDGGRTNYRGLVHIADGAEDASTSVECDALMFDNESTSDTMPYMEIQESKVDVAHEATVGKIGDEDVFYLQSRGLDDDDAKQMIVAGFIEPLTEELPIEYAVEMNRLIELEMEGSLG; encoded by the coding sequence ATGACTGAACACGACCGACTGGAACGGACCGGACCGGGGACCGACTTCGACTTCAAGAACGACGTGCTGGCCGAGTTCAAATCCCAGACCGGCCTGACCGAGCAGACCGTTCGCCTCATCTCGGCGGAGAAAGACGAGCCCGAGTGGATGCTCCAGCGGCGGCTGGACGCTCTCGAACGGTACCGACAACTGCCGATGCCCGAGGGGTGGCCCGGCCAGCCCGACCTCTCGGAGATCGACGTCGACGGGATCGTCCCGTACCTGCGGCCCGATCTGGAGACCGACGACAGCGTCGACTCGTGGGAAGAGCTCCCCGACGACATCGCGGCCACGTTCGACAGGCTCGGTATCCCGGAGGCCGAGAAGCAGGCGCTCTCGGGTGCCGGTGCGCAGTACGAATCCGAAGTCGTCTACCAGAACATGCAAGACCACCTCGAAGAGCAGGGCGTGATCTTCTGTGATATGGACACGGCGGTCCAGGAACACCCCGAACTGGTCCGCGAACACTTCATGACGACGTGTGTCCCACCGTCGGACAACAAATTCGCGGCGCTCCACGGTGCCGTCTGGTCGGGTGGCTCGTTCGTCTACGTTCCGGAGGGCGTCACGGTCGAGATGCCCCTCCAGGCGTACTTCCGGATGAACGCCGAAGGGATGGGACAGTTCGAGCACAAGATCGTCATCGCGGAGCCCGACTCCGAACTGCACCTCATCGAGGGCTGCTCGGCACCCCACTACGGCACGCACAACCTCCACAGCGGCTGCGTCGAGGTGTTCGTGGGAGAGGGTGCTCACGTCCAGTACTCGACGGTCCAGAACTGGTCGACGAACACGTACAACCTCAACACCAAGCGCGCCATCGTCGAGGCCGACGGGACGATGGAGTGGGTGTCCGGTTCGATGGGGTCGAAGGCGACGATGCTGTATCCGGCGTCGGTTCTCAAGGGCCCCGGCGCGACGGACAACCACATCACGATCGCGTTCGCGGGCGAGGGACAGAACATCGACACCGGTGCGAAGGTCTATCACAACGCGCCCGACACTCACTCGACCGTCGAGTCGAAGTCTATCAGCAAGGACGGCGGCCGGACGAACTACCGCGGCCTCGTCCACATCGCGGACGGCGCGGAGGACGCGTCGACGAGCGTCGAGTGCGACGCGCTGATGTTCGACAACGAGTCCACGTCGGACACGATGCCGTACATGGAGATCCAGGAGTCGAAAGTCGACGTGGCCCACGAGGCGACCGTCGGCAAGATCGGCGACGAGGACGTGTTCTACCTCCAGAGCCGCGGTCTGGACGACGACGACGCCAAGCAGATGATCGTCGCCGGCTTCATCGAACCGCTCACGGAGGAACTGCCCATCGAATACGCGGTCGAGATGAACCGCCTCATCGAACTCGAGATGGAGGGAAGCCTCGGCTGA
- a CDS encoding helix-turn-helix domain-containing protein, whose protein sequence is MRELVFALEYEPGCNRVADTLADHPEARVRSLSLHATADRLWRVDHATGSPEALSALENAVLDADYYADCLATDHCGATQTTQVLDHDDDTLVLYSNWERTPDCDSVPHIARDHLGNGVLFETRHESRHYTWRIIHSGAGDVATFFDALEAAVGDCARTEMLRTAETPAESETSGSGSLSAEQEAALRAAVEHGYYESPREVDVGELASHLDVPRSTLTYRLRRAEERLAKQYVADEQLMGELASDY, encoded by the coding sequence ATGCGCGAACTCGTCTTCGCCCTGGAGTACGAACCCGGCTGCAACAGGGTGGCCGATACGCTCGCCGACCACCCCGAGGCCCGGGTTCGGTCGCTCTCGTTGCACGCGACCGCGGATCGGCTCTGGCGGGTCGACCACGCCACCGGATCGCCAGAGGCGCTGAGCGCCCTCGAAAATGCCGTTCTGGACGCGGACTACTACGCGGACTGTCTGGCGACCGACCACTGTGGCGCGACCCAGACGACGCAGGTGCTCGATCACGACGACGACACGCTCGTGCTCTACTCGAACTGGGAGCGGACGCCGGACTGTGACTCCGTGCCCCACATCGCGCGCGACCACCTCGGTAACGGTGTCCTCTTCGAGACGCGCCACGAGAGTCGCCACTACACGTGGCGGATCATACACTCGGGAGCGGGTGACGTCGCCACCTTCTTCGACGCACTCGAAGCGGCGGTCGGGGACTGCGCTCGGACGGAGATGCTCCGGACGGCAGAGACGCCAGCGGAGAGCGAAACGAGCGGATCGGGTTCGCTCTCGGCCGAACAGGAGGCCGCGCTCCGGGCCGCCGTCGAACACGGCTACTACGAATCGCCCCGAGAGGTCGACGTGGGCGAACTCGCCTCTCACCTGGACGTGCCGCGGTCGACGCTCACCTACCGGCTGCGACGGGCCGAAGAGCGACTGGCAAAGCAGTACGTGGCCGACGAGCAGTTGATGGGTGAACTGGCGAGCGACTACTGA